Genomic DNA from Streptomyces sp. AM 2-1-1:
CCTCGTCGCGGGCACCCTTTCCGAGGCCCAGGCCCGTGACCTCGGTACGGCGGAAGCTGAGGAAGAGGGCGTAGCCGATGGGCAGGGCGAAGAAGAGCAGGAAGAGCAGGGCGGCGGGGGCCAGGAAGCCGTACGGGGCGCTCTTGACCCCGTACGACCCCCTGCGGCGTGCGGGTGTCACTCGGAGACTCCGAAACCCTGCTTCTCGAGGTCCGCGACGGTGGCGTCCTGCATCGCGGTCAGCGCCGCGCCGAAGTCGGACCTGTCCTTCGCGGCCCTGGCGAAGTTGTCCTTGAAGGCGGTGTACGCCACGTTGACGTTCGGGCCCCAGGCGGCGGGGGCGGTGCCCTTCGCGATCTCGGAGGCCTTGGTGTAGAAGTCGGGCTGGTTGGAGAAGTACGCCGGCGGCTCGGCGAGCGCGCCCCCGGTCTGTGCGGCGGTCGCGGCGGGGTAGATGCCGGACTCCTTCACCAGCGCGGCGAGGGCCGCGGGGTCGGTGTTGAGCCACTTGGCGAACGTCGCCGCCGCGCCCTTGTTCTTCGAGTCGTTGGTGACGGCGGTGGAGGAGCCGCCCCAGCTGCCGGTGACGTTCGCGCCCGCCGTCCACTGGGGGAGCGGGGCCATCGCCCACTTGCCCGCGGTGTCCGGGGCCGCCGTGGTGAGAGTGCCGGGGGCCCAGACCGCGCTGACCCAGGCGATCTGCTTGCCGGTGTTCAGCGCCTTGTTCCAGGCGGGGGTGTACATCGGCTGGTTGTCGATCGCCCCCTCCTTCACCAGGCCGCCCCAGAAGTCGGCGACCTTGCGCGTCGCCGGGTCGTCGACGGCGACCTTCCACGTGTCGTCACCGGTGGTCCACCACTGGGCGCCGGCCTGCTGGGCGAGGCCCGCGAAGAGCCCGGAGTCGTTGGAGGAGAAGGTCGTCAGGTCGGTGCCGGGTGACTTCTTCTTCAGCGCGCGGGCCGTCTCGGCGAACTCGTCCCAGGTGGTCGGGACGGTCAGGCCGTACTTCTCGAACAGGTCCTGGCGGTAGTAGAACATCAGCGGACCGGAGTCCTGCGGCAGCGCGTAGAGGGCGTCCGTCCCCAGCGTCGCCTGCTGCCAGATCCCGTCCGCGAAGGCACCCTTGGCGTCGCCCGCCTCCTTCGAGATGTCCGCGAGGACGTCGTTGGAGACGAGCGTGGGCAGCGCCTGGTACTCCGCCTGCACCAGGTCGGGGGCCTTGTGCGCCTTGGCCGCGGTGATGATCTTGGTGACCAGGTCGTCGCCCGACGCCTGCTTCTTCACCGTGACCGTGATGCCGGTCCTCTTGCCCTCGCCCCTGTTCCAGATGTCCGCGACCTTGTCGAGGCCGGGCGCCCAGGACCAGTACGTGAGGTGGGCCGGGCTCGCGGCGGCGGGCGCGTCGTCGGCGCCGTCGTCCGACGAGCCGCAGCCGGTGAGGAGGGCCGAGGCGGCGAGGACGACGGCCGTGGACAACGCGACGTTGCGGTGCTTCATGGTTTTCCCCTGACGAGAACCGAGGGTTCAGCGCGATTGGTGCGCTGTGAGCGTTCACAGTAGAGAAACGGAACCGCCTCTTGTCAATGGTTGTAACTCTGCGGTTATCTTGGCTTCACACCGCCGACCGGCTCTGTGCACGTTCCCAGAATGGTGCACAGAGAGGATCCACGGGCCCCGTCACGGAGTGGCGGTGCCACCGCAGGACCGACCGGTCGGGGTAATCCGTACCGTCCGGCGGCGCGCCGCCGCCGGACACGGCGACGGGCGACCACCGTCACCGCTGAGAACGCCAGGAGACCCCCATGTCCCACACCGCTCCTCGAGGTCTGGACCGGCTCGCCTTCGGCGGCGACTACAACCCGGAGCAGTGGCCGCAAGAGGTCTGGCCCGAGGACGTCGGACTCATGCGCGAGGCCGGCGTGACCATGGTCAGCGTCGGGATCTTCTCCTGGGCGCTCCTGGAACCCGAGCCCGGCGTTCACGACTTCGGCTGGCTCGACCGCGTACTCGACCTGCTCCACGAGGGCGGCATCCGCGTCGACCTCGGTACCCCGACCGTCGCCCCGCCCGCCTGGTTCTACCGCGCGCACCCCGAAGCGCTTCCGGTGAACCGCGACGGCGTGCGGTACGCCTTCGGCTCACGCGGCGCCATCTGCCACAGCAACCCCGACTACCGCGCCGCCGCCGCCCGCATCACCGAGGAGATCGGCCGCCGCTACGCCGGCCACCCCGCACTCGCCCTCTGGCACGTCCACAACGAGTACGGCGTCCCCGTCTCCGCCTGCTACTGCGACACCTGCGCCGCCCACTTCCGCCGCTGGCTCACCGCCCGTCACGGATCGGTCGAAGCGGTCAACAAGGCCTGGGGCACCGCCTTCTGGGGCCAGCGCTACCGCACCCTCGACGAGATCGACCCGCCGCGCACCACCCCCACCGCCGGCAACCCCTCCCAGCAGCTCGACTACCGCCGCTTCGCCGACGCCACCCTGCGCGAGAACTTCACCGCCGAACGCGACATCCTGCACCGGCTCGCCCCGGGCATCCCCGTCACCACCAACTTCATGACCGCGCTCAGCCAGTGCGACTCCATCGACTACTGGGCGTGGGGCCGCGAGGTGGACCTCGTCACCAACGACCACTACCTGATCACCGACGGCCGCCGCACCCACGTCAACCTCGCCATGGCCGCCGACCTCACCCGCTCCGTCGCAGGCGGCGCCCCCTGGCTGCTCCTCGAACACTCCACCGGCGGCGTCAACTGGCAACCCCGCAACCCCGCCAAGCGCCCCGGAGAGATGGCCCGCAACAGCCTCGCGCACGTGGCCCGCGGCTCGGACGGGGCGATGTTCTTCCAGTGGCGGCAGTCCCTCTCCGGCGCCGAGAAGTTCCACTCGGCGATGCTCCCGCACGCCGGCACCGACAGCCGGATCTGGCGCGAGGTCAGCCGGCTCGGCGCCGACCTCGGCCTCCTCGACGGCATCCGGGGCACCCGCACCGTCGCCGACGCCGCGATGGTCTGGGACTGGCAGTCCTGGTGGGCGCAGTCCCTGGAATGGCGCCCCAGCCAGGACCACGACGCCCGCGAGCGCGCGGACACCTACTACCTCTCGCTCTACGACCGCCACCTCACCGTGGACTTCGCCCACCCCGAGGCCGACCTCTCGGTCTACCCGCTGGTCGTCGTACCCGCCCTCTACCTCGCCACCGAGCAGGCCGGCGAGAACCTGCGCCGGTACGTCGAAGGGGGCGGCACCCTCGTCGTCTCGTACTTCTCCGGCATCGTGGACTCCGACGACAACGTCCACCCCGGCGCCTACCCCGGTGTCCTGCGGGACGTACTCGGCCTGACCGTCGAGGAGTTCTCCCCGCTCGGCGAGGGCGACACCGTCCGCCTCGTCACCCCCGAGGGCCCTTCGCTCACCGGCGACCTCTGGTCGGACGTGGTGGTTCCGCGCGGCGCCGAGACCGTCTGGTCGTACGCCGACGGGATCGCCGGAGGCCGCCCCGCCGTCACCCGCAACCGCCTCGGCGCCGGCACCGCCTGGTACGTCTCCACCCGGCTCTCCGGCCCCGACCTCGACGCCGTGCTCGACCGCGCCTGCGCCGACGCCCGGATCGCCCCGCGCACCTCGCTCCCGCACGACGTGGAGGTGGTCCTGCGCACCGGGGAGCGGGACAGCTACCTCTTCGTCATCAACCACACCGACGGCGACACGAAGATCCCCCTCGACGCCCCCGGCACCGAACTCCTCACCGGCGAGCCCGCCACCGGACACCTCGCCGTCCCGGCGGGCGCGGTCCGGGTCGTACGGCTCGACGCCTGAGGCGCGCCACCGCTCCAGCCGCACCACCGGTAAGCCCCCGTATCCCGCACCACGGTCGAAGGGACATCGACGACGATGCACGGTAAGACGCTGTTCGACAGGACCACCACACACGGACGGGGCGCGGGCGGCCGCCGCACCCCGCGCGGCCGACGCCGGGCCGCCGCCGCGCTGACCGCCCTCGGCGGGCTGCTGCTCGCGGCGCTCCCCGCCCAGGCGGCCCACGCGGCGGCCACCGTCACCGACCCGGGCTTCGAATCGGGGGCCACCGGGTGGAGCACCTACTCCGCCGGCGGCCAGAACGCCGCCTCCTTCACCGAGGCCGGCGGCCGCACGGGCACCACCCGGCTCAGCCACTGGTCGGCCTCCGCCTACAAGGTGGAGACCTACCAGTACCTCTCCGGGCTGACCAACGGCACGTACACCCTCAGCGCGTGGGTCCGCTCCAGCGGCGGCCAGAACTCCGCGTACCTCGCGCTGCGCAACTGCGGCTCCGCCGAACAGCGCACCGACCTGCCCCCCACCGCCAACGGCGCCTGGATCCGCCTGGTGACCTCCGTCAAGGTCACCGGGGGCGCCTGCACCATCAGTCTCCACTCCGACGCCCACGCGGGGGAGTGGGCCAACTTCGACGACATCTCCTTCACCTCGGGCACCACCGGTCTCAGCGTCAAGGGCGGCGACCTCTCCACCCTCCCGAAGAACGAGGCCCACGGCGCCGTCTACCGCAACGCGAGCGGCACCGCCGGCGACGGCATGGCCCTGCTGCACTCCGCCGGAATGAACTACGTACGCCTCAAGGTGTGGGTGAACCCCGCGGACGGCTACAACGACAAGGCGCACGTCCTCGCCATGGCCAAGCGCGCCAAGGCCCTCGGCATGAAGGTCCTCGTCGACTTCCACTACTCCGACGCCTGGGCCGACCCCGGCAAGCAGAACAAGCCCGCCGCCTGGGCCGGCCACGGGTACAGCCAGTTGAGGACCGACGTCTACACCCACACGTACGACGTACTGAACGCCCTCAAGGCCCAGGGCACCACGGCCGACATGGTGCAGATCGGCAACGAGACCAACGCCGGGATGCTCTGGCCCGAGGGCTCCACCGACAACTGGTCCCAGCTCGCCGGCCTCCTCACCTCCGGCGCCAACGCCGCCAAGGCCGTCTCCTCCACCACGAAGGTCGCCCTCCACCTCGCCAAGGGCGGCGACAACGCCGGTACCCGCTGGTGGTTCGACAACGCCGTCGCCCGCGGCGTGCCCTTCGACGTCGTCGCCCTCTCCTACTACGGCTACTGGCACGGAGCCCTCTCCGACCTCCAGACCAACCTCGACGACGCCGCCTCCCGCTACGGCAAACCGGTCCTCGTCGCCGAGACCGCGTACGCCCACACCCTCGCCGACGAGGACGGCCTGGAGAACAACATCGCCACCGCCGACCAGCTCGTCACCGGCTACCCCGCCACCCCGGCGGGCCAGGCCGCCAACTTCCGCGACGTACTGAACGTCGTCGAAGCCGTCCCGAACGGCCGCGGCCTCGGCGCCGTCTACTGGGAGCCCGGCTGGACCGCCGTCACCGGCAGCGGCTGGGACCCGGCCGACCCCTCCTCCGGCAACGCGTGGGAGAACCAGGCCCTCTTCGACTACGCCGACAAGCTGCTCCCGGCCGCCGGCTGGTACGCGCACCGGTAGGCGGCGCCCCGCACGTGACGCACCCCCTGCCGTTCCTCCCGGTCCTGGAGGCACGGCAGGGGGCCCGCCGGATATCCTCCGCAGATGTCGAATCAGTCGGTGGCGGCGGGGATCGGACTCGCCCGCGTCATGGCGCACTGCGGGGGAGACCCGGTCCGTGCGGTGGAGTCGCTGGTGGGAGCGGTAGCCTCGGCACCGTCCGCCCCGGAGCCGTACGCGGCCCTCGCCGAGCTGTGGCACGACCGGCGCCCGGAGCTGGAGAAGGGCCTGGAGGGGGCCGGGTCCCTGAGCGCCGTGCTGGCACAGTCGTACTTCTTCTTCCTGCGGGGGGAGATGGACGACGCGGTGATGTCCCTGGGTTCGGTCACGGGCGCGCGGCCCGACGTCGCCTGGGGCGGCGCACCCTGGTTCGGCGATCCCGGCTTCCTCGGTGCGGTGAGCGCCGAGGCGCTGGCCGAGGCGTGCCTGCGCACCCTGGACCACGGCCCGGACCTGGACGGCGACGAGGCGCGGGAGCGGTTCGCGCCCTGGTTCCACGCCCTCGAGGTGGTGTCCACCCGCAGCCCCGTCCCGGAGTCGCTGGCCGCCATGGCCCGGCTGCCCCGTGCCTGCGGCCGCTACGATCTGGCCTTCGCCCTGTGCGACCGCGCCGACGCCGTCGAGCGGGTCATGTGGACAGCGGTGGCGCGAGCGGTGACCTGGCGCGCCACCGGCGACCTGGACCGGGCCGCGGCGGCCTTCGAGGACGCCCTGATCCTCGACCCCGCCAACTGGTCCCTCCACCTGGACCTGGCGGACCTACGAGCCGAGCAGGGCGACTTCGCCGCCGCCGTGAGCCTCGTCGGACAGGGCCTGGACCACGAACCCCACGAGCCCTCCCTGCGCGCGGCGTCCGCCGCGTACCGCGCACGTCTGACCGGTTCGTCCGACGAGCTGACGGCCCTGATCACCCTGGCACCCCAACTCGTGGACACCACCTACCGGAACCTGCTGATCGACCACGCGTGCGCGGGGCCCGGTCTTCCGCCGGACCTCGTGGCCGGGGCCCGTCGTGTCCGCGCGGGCTGAACGCGCCGGACCCGGTGGGCCCCCGGGGCGGGGGCCGGGAGGACGGCCCGTGTACCCGCAGGGCTGAGAACCCGCCGTTCCCGGCCTCTCCGGCTCACTGCCCCGTGCCGGAACGCCATCCCCGCCGACGGGCCCGGGTCACCGTGAAGAGGGTGTACCCCAGGGCCGCCAGAGCCACCACCACGCCGGCGGCCACGGCGACCGCGGTGTCGTGCGCACGGCTCGCCGGGGTCGGTGGCAGCACCACGGGCCGGACCGGTGCCACGGGGGCGGCGGGCGACCAGGGGGCGGTGACCGCGGCCACCGGATCGACCGTGCCCGCGCCGACGAGCCCCGTTTCCACCGCCGGCATCCGGTAGGCGGACGCGACGATCCTGGCCGTGATCTCGGGCGCCTTCGCGTCGGGACGGGCGGCGGCCACGAGCGCCGCCGTCCCGGCCACGAAGCCCGTGGCCAGGTCCGCCCCGCTGCCGGTGACATGGCCGCCGCCGGGTCCCACGCTCATCACCGAACCGCCCGGCGCCGCGATGCCGGGGGCGGTGCGTGGGAGGACCGTCAGGTCGGGCGAGCCGCCCGGTACGACCGCCGCGACGGCGAGCACCCCCGGCAGCGCGGCCGGGAAGGCGGCGGGCGCGGCCTTCTCCTCGGTCCCCGGGCTCGCCGGGGCCGCGTAGGCGGGTGCGACGACGACGCTGCCGGCCTTCCGGGCCGCCGCGACGGCCGAGGTCAGCGCGCCGCTGCCGCGCGGCAGGGCGAGGGGCACGGCGACGACCCGGGCGCCGCCTGCCACGGCGGCCCGGATTCCGGCCGCCAGCCGGTCCGCCGGTACCACGCCGTCGTCGCCGGTGACCCGGATGGCCAGGACCCGCGCCCCGGGCGCCACCCCGACGAAGCCCGTCCCCGCGCGGGGGGCTGCGGCGATCAGGCCCGCGACGAACGTCCCGTGCCCGGCGCAGTCCTCGCCGCCGCCCCGGTCCGTCCCGCCGTCCAGATCCGGGCCCGCCTGGACCCGGCCCGCGAGGGCGGGGGAACGGGTGGCGTCCACCCCGGTGTCCACCACGGCGACCAGGACTCCCTCGCCCCGGGTGTGGGCCCAGGCACGGGGGTAGCCGAGGTAACCCTGCGGCCAGGGGGTGCTCTCCACCTTCCGGCGGGACGGCTGCACGCAGCCGCCGCCCTCGGGCGTCAGCGAACTCACCACGGGCAGGGGCTCGTCGCCCGCGCCGTCCGCGAGGGCGGGGGCCGCCCCCGCCGCGGCAAGGAGGAGGCCGGCGCCGAGGAGGACCGCGTGTGCCGTCAGGCGGAGTCGCAGGCTCAGCACACGAGGTCCTCGGGGAGCAGGGTGGTGAGGTCTTCCACCGACGCCTCCGGCATCGCGCTGAGGCGTCCCGCCTGACGTGTCATCATGCGCTCCAGCACGGTGCGCGCGTACCGTGCGTTGCCGAAGGCGGGCCCGCGCTCCACCGTGCCGAAGTGGTCGCGCAGCCGCTCCAGCGTCCCCGGTGGGCAGGTGTACTTCTCCCGTGCGCACATGCCCACGACGATGTCGACGAGTTCTCCGGCGTCGTACGAGGTGAAGGGCACCGTCCGGCCGAAGCGCGAGGCCAGGCCGGGGTTGGAGGACAGGAAGCGGTCCATCTCCGGGCCGTAGCCGGCGACCACCACCGCCGTGTCCTTGCGGTGGTCCTCCATGAGTTTCAGCAGGGTGTCCACCGCCTCCCGGCCGAAGTCCGAGCCACCGGCCCCCTCGGGCGTCAGGGTGTACGCCTCGTCGACGAACAGCACCCCGCCGCGCGCCCGTCCGAAAGCCTCCGCGGTGAGCCGCGCGGTGTGGCCGACGTACCGTCCGACCAGGTCGGCGCGGGCGACCTCCACCAACTGCCCCCGCGGCAGTACGTCGAGCGCGCCGAGCAGTTCCCCGTACAGGCGGGCCACCGAGGTCTTGCCCGTGCCGGGAGGCCCGGTGAACACCAGGTGGTGGCCGATCGCCGGGGCGGGCAGTCCGTTCTCCCGGCGCCTGCGGGCAGTGGTCAGAAGGTTCACCAGGTCCTGGACCTCACTCTTCACGCCGGCCAGCCCGGTCAGTGCGGACAGCCGGCCCAGGGCGGCCTCCAGGCGTCCGGCGTCGCCGCCGGGCCCACCGCAGCCCCCGGCGGCGGCCGTCGCCGCCTCCCCGACGTCCGAGGGCAGCAACAGCGACAGCTCCTCCTCCGAGACCGTCTCGTTCCCCGCGAGCCGGAGTGCTTGCCGGTCCACCATCTCCTCGAAGGTCCGCCTCGCCTCCCGGGCGTTGCCGAAGGACTCGTCACGCGTCATCCGGGCGAAGTGCGGCACGAGGGCGCGCCGGGTGTCCTCCGCGAGCGTCAGCCGGCTGCGCGCACAGAGCGCTTCGACGATCGTCACCAACTCGTCCACCTCGTAGTTCTCGAACTCCACGGTCCGCCCGAACCGGGAGCCGAGGCCCGGGTTGGACTCCAGGAACGACCGCATCCGGCCCGAGTAGCCCGCGACGATCACCACCACGTCGTCGCG
This window encodes:
- a CDS encoding extracellular solute-binding protein, translated to MKHRNVALSTAVVLAASALLTGCGSSDDGADDAPAAASPAHLTYWSWAPGLDKVADIWNRGEGKRTGITVTVKKQASGDDLVTKIITAAKAHKAPDLVQAEYQALPTLVSNDVLADISKEAGDAKGAFADGIWQQATLGTDALYALPQDSGPLMFYYRQDLFEKYGLTVPTTWDEFAETARALKKKSPGTDLTTFSSNDSGLFAGLAQQAGAQWWTTGDDTWKVAVDDPATRKVADFWGGLVKEGAIDNQPMYTPAWNKALNTGKQIAWVSAVWAPGTLTTAAPDTAGKWAMAPLPQWTAGANVTGSWGGSSTAVTNDSKNKGAAATFAKWLNTDPAALAALVKESGIYPAATAAQTGGALAEPPAYFSNQPDFYTKASEIAKGTAPAAWGPNVNVAYTAFKDNFARAAKDRSDFGAALTAMQDATVADLEKQGFGVSE
- a CDS encoding beta-galactosidase, which produces MSHTAPRGLDRLAFGGDYNPEQWPQEVWPEDVGLMREAGVTMVSVGIFSWALLEPEPGVHDFGWLDRVLDLLHEGGIRVDLGTPTVAPPAWFYRAHPEALPVNRDGVRYAFGSRGAICHSNPDYRAAAARITEEIGRRYAGHPALALWHVHNEYGVPVSACYCDTCAAHFRRWLTARHGSVEAVNKAWGTAFWGQRYRTLDEIDPPRTTPTAGNPSQQLDYRRFADATLRENFTAERDILHRLAPGIPVTTNFMTALSQCDSIDYWAWGREVDLVTNDHYLITDGRRTHVNLAMAADLTRSVAGGAPWLLLEHSTGGVNWQPRNPAKRPGEMARNSLAHVARGSDGAMFFQWRQSLSGAEKFHSAMLPHAGTDSRIWREVSRLGADLGLLDGIRGTRTVADAAMVWDWQSWWAQSLEWRPSQDHDARERADTYYLSLYDRHLTVDFAHPEADLSVYPLVVVPALYLATEQAGENLRRYVEGGGTLVVSYFSGIVDSDDNVHPGAYPGVLRDVLGLTVEEFSPLGEGDTVRLVTPEGPSLTGDLWSDVVVPRGAETVWSYADGIAGGRPAVTRNRLGAGTAWYVSTRLSGPDLDAVLDRACADARIAPRTSLPHDVEVVLRTGERDSYLFVINHTDGDTKIPLDAPGTELLTGEPATGHLAVPAGAVRVVRLDA
- a CDS encoding arabinogalactan endo-1,4-beta-galactosidase yields the protein MHGKTLFDRTTTHGRGAGGRRTPRGRRRAAAALTALGGLLLAALPAQAAHAAATVTDPGFESGATGWSTYSAGGQNAASFTEAGGRTGTTRLSHWSASAYKVETYQYLSGLTNGTYTLSAWVRSSGGQNSAYLALRNCGSAEQRTDLPPTANGAWIRLVTSVKVTGGACTISLHSDAHAGEWANFDDISFTSGTTGLSVKGGDLSTLPKNEAHGAVYRNASGTAGDGMALLHSAGMNYVRLKVWVNPADGYNDKAHVLAMAKRAKALGMKVLVDFHYSDAWADPGKQNKPAAWAGHGYSQLRTDVYTHTYDVLNALKAQGTTADMVQIGNETNAGMLWPEGSTDNWSQLAGLLTSGANAAKAVSSTTKVALHLAKGGDNAGTRWWFDNAVARGVPFDVVALSYYGYWHGALSDLQTNLDDAASRYGKPVLVAETAYAHTLADEDGLENNIATADQLVTGYPATPAGQAANFRDVLNVVEAVPNGRGLGAVYWEPGWTAVTGSGWDPADPSSGNAWENQALFDYADKLLPAAGWYAHR
- a CDS encoding tetratricopeptide repeat protein gives rise to the protein MSNQSVAAGIGLARVMAHCGGDPVRAVESLVGAVASAPSAPEPYAALAELWHDRRPELEKGLEGAGSLSAVLAQSYFFFLRGEMDDAVMSLGSVTGARPDVAWGGAPWFGDPGFLGAVSAEALAEACLRTLDHGPDLDGDEARERFAPWFHALEVVSTRSPVPESLAAMARLPRACGRYDLAFALCDRADAVERVMWTAVARAVTWRATGDLDRAAAAFEDALILDPANWSLHLDLADLRAEQGDFAAAVSLVGQGLDHEPHEPSLRAASAAYRARLTGSSDELTALITLAPQLVDTTYRNLLIDHACAGPGLPPDLVAGARRVRAG
- a CDS encoding S8 family serine peptidase encodes the protein MLSLRLRLTAHAVLLGAGLLLAAAGAAPALADGAGDEPLPVVSSLTPEGGGCVQPSRRKVESTPWPQGYLGYPRAWAHTRGEGVLVAVVDTGVDATRSPALAGRVQAGPDLDGGTDRGGGEDCAGHGTFVAGLIAAAPRAGTGFVGVAPGARVLAIRVTGDDGVVPADRLAAGIRAAVAGGARVVAVPLALPRGSGALTSAVAAARKAGSVVVAPAYAAPASPGTEEKAAPAAFPAALPGVLAVAAVVPGGSPDLTVLPRTAPGIAAPGGSVMSVGPGGGHVTGSGADLATGFVAGTAALVAAARPDAKAPEITARIVASAYRMPAVETGLVGAGTVDPVAAVTAPWSPAAPVAPVRPVVLPPTPASRAHDTAVAVAAGVVVALAALGYTLFTVTRARRRGWRSGTGQ